ATTTCAGGTCAAAACTCCATATTAACTTTGGCGGTTGCAAGTTCAACTGGCTTTCATTCCAAACTTTTAACTCGGATTTTAGCAGGATTCACCGGTTAACAGTATACGGTTCATTGCAATCTACTTGTTTATGCAGGTTGCTGCCCATCTAATATCAAATGTTGAGCAGAGAGCAAGATGTTTTAACATTAGCAGGATACCTCAATTCCAACCAAGCCTGTAGCATTAGTACTAGTCGTGTTTCGGTCCAATGAGTAAAATTGACGAACATAAGTCTCAATGCTGGATTTATCTCGTCCATAATCAAAAGCGAAATTTGAAAGTTGGTGAGCAAAGGTATTAGAAAAATGCTACGTCATCCGATTGCCAGCATACCGTACTCGCAGCTGACTAGGAACTCCGCCCCTGGAGGAGTTGGAACCTCGAGTCGGCGGGCGCTGAGCCAGCGTAGCTGACTAGAACTTCTTGAGGAAGCAGACGGTAGCTGATGCCGAGTTTCTCGAAGATCCTCTTCAGCTCCCACACGAGCTCGGATCTCCGGCTGTTCCTGTCTCCAgggttttggaaatttattgtGTGAGTGACGTATAGAGCCATCTTCAACTTGTTCATGTCTTCAATCTCCTTAACCACGATGCTGTGATCCTTCTTCCAATGGTTATTAGACCTATCTTCCAAGTACCTGAGTTTTCTCACCCAGGGAATGCCATTCCATTAGAAACTTGTATACCTATGGAAGACGCAATACTAATGAAAATTGCCTGGTGTAAATTCTCTGCAATTCTTTCTCGCGTTATGAACAGAAGAAAGCATGATCACCAGCAAACAATGTTTCTTGAACTTCAAGCTACAGATTCTAAAGCCAAACGACACACACTCGCATTGAGTTTTAGTTCCCACAAGTTAATTGCATCGCCATCTTAAACTCGTGGTGTCTCTCTCTTTATTCAGCAGATTGTCCCTGTCTGTATTAAGCGTAAATTATGAAATGCTTATCAATTTAGATTACATGATTATGTCCGGTCATGCCCCAGTCTACATGGCTTATCAGGCATGAAAATGCAAATTTTGGTGCCTCGTTAAAGAGGTTCAAAAGTAGCAGGCAACATACCCCTTTACTTCTTCTCTTAAAGCAGTAATGGTGCCGGGCGAAGTGGAGAAGTCGACTGTGAACTCCACGGAATCACTCATGAATGGGCTCCTGTAGAAATTGCTGATGGGTTTGGCGGACAGAACTGAATTTGGGTAGAATATCATCTCGCCGTCATTTTTCGCGAAGACTGTTGTCAGGATATTCATCTCTTCAACCACCATCTATGAGGAATTAAAATGTTAGGCAAATTATGGTATCAGCTCAAACCAATCACGGCGAGTCTTAGGATTAGTAATTCACCTGCACTCCATCGATGACACAACGGTCACCAACGTCATAGGGATGcattacaaaaacaaaaatgatggcTTCAAACATTGTTTTGGCTGTGTTCCCAAATATAAATGCAACAAGTAAAAGCTGGGATGACATGAACACAAGTACTTGCGTCGTCAAAACTCCCATGCTAAGTAATGACATGATAATGATCACGATCAGCACAACTGCTGAAGCAAGCCTGTTCAGCTCCTCAATGGCTGTTTTCGTATCTTTTAAGCTGTAGGCGAGGGACTTCCTTTCAAGGTAAACGCTCACCTGCAGACAAACTCCGTAAATAGGTTCCTAGGAATGTACTCATCTAAATGTTGGACTCGGACTGAGCCAAAAGTTTTCTGATCCTTTTCTTTCCAAAAGGCAGGAGACCTAATCTAATCCTGGAGCATAAAATTGCGGTTGAGCATTGACTGTTCTAGGATCATCAGAACATGAATGAGAATAGAAAGTTGTGGATCTTCGAAAACATAGTAAGATGCAGCGAAACGCTTCCCAGCAGAACATATTATCAGTTTAGCAAGACTTACCAGCCAGTCCTTTAAAGATGACCTATCGATTGGTCTAGTTTTTTCTGCTCCCTGAACCAAAGGCATGAATTTCTCAACATCTTCCTTCTTCATGAAGCGCAAGAGGTCCTCCTCTACGATGTCCCTAGTATGGACATAAAGCAGGCATTGGTGAGATATTTCTAAGCTAAATTTTAGCTGGAACGCAAGGGAAGTGTGTGGCAGCGTAGGTCTTCTTACTCTTGTCCAGGCGTCTTGGCGACATTATTGAATATCTCGTCGGCAGCTGCCATTGCTTTCGATTGACTAGTGATCTCCGTATTTTGTTGCTCTGTGTCCTCATCCCGGCATTCATCAAGGCTTCCAACAAGAGTTGAAGTCCCTGGGGACCAACCCTTTGATCGTCCAGGCAGAGACTTGATCCCGGCCTATCTTACTCAACTTCTCTACATCAATCACCTCTTCTAGCTTCTTCGCCACTCCTTTGATGTACTTCTCAACACTGAGCCGCCCGTAGGGCTTGTCATGCTGTTCCATCAAAGGCGACCCTGAAAGGGTCTTGACTACGTAGTGGTGAAAGAGACATTCTTGGATGCGATCGAAGAACCTCTTGCATTGAAAAGAAGCCGCTAGGAGTTTTATTGACAGTGTTTTGACAAGCCACATAGCAGCTCCTATAAGACAACAAGCAAGAGCCCTTGTCACATAATGTAAAGCCTCCCTCTCGTGCCTCGATCGCTTCACTCCATGGTTTATCAGGAAAACCCAGACTAAAAAAACGAAAACTGACCAGATAAACGTTTCGACACTGTCCTTCAATCCGAAGACGAAGTACAAGACCTTACGTTTGAGCAAATAGTCCTTCTCAATCAAGAAGACCAATGTGTCAATCAACCATTCACCCACCAACCTACCACAAAAGATCGCCAGCACCTGCACACACCATTTCCACAGCTCCAAGTGCCAAATTTCTGTATTTTTCAGCTTGCGAATGATTAAACTCGCGATCAGAAGTCCCATGATGCGCACAAATGCTGCCAACTCGATccagaaaattttcttgatgaatTTCTTGCCAGACATCTCTTGGaccttcaaattttcggcctTGTACACATGCTCATCATCTTCCACCGCTGCAGCCTTCGAAAGAGGCATTTGAGCCGCGTTCGGCATGGGCTTCGCACTCTTTGTAGTGGCATTAGCGCTTGCATCATCGTAAGGCGAGCCCACATTAGGCGAGCCCTGTGCATTCTTCAGCTGTGTGTTGTCCTTAACTGAACCAGCATCACTAGGACACGATGGTTCTTCGAATCTTGATCTCTGCTTCGACATCGACGTACTCGAAAAGGACTTGTTTGTAGCTGACCCATCAGCGGCATTTACGCGAGGCTTACTTGGAGCAGGGCCGGATTGAGTGATTCCTTGGGCAGAGCCGGGGCTTGTCAAATTAGGACTCTGTGCTCTTGACTGGAgattctcaagctctgctttTGGATCCAGATTTGGTCTTGGTGCAGAACCTCTGCTTTGATACTCGCTACCTGGAATCATAACAACTACTTCGTCTGTCCCTCTCTTCCCTAACAAACTCTTCCTATCTTCCATGATGAATGTTTCCCCCTCAATGACCATTCAAAAACTAAGGAATCAGGAAGAAAGACCAGAGCAGAGtcatgaagaaatgagggagatTTGCAGGATTTTAAACTGAACAGAGAAGAGGTTTCATCTCCACTCCAGTCAACGAGGTCCGCGGGGAAATGTTATTTTAAAAGCTCGAtcgaagtttaaaaaaaaaaaaaagagagaacatgGAGTTAAAAATTAACTCCAAACAAACTCTTCTTTGCAAGCACAAGCACACCAGTTTAATATATTGcgcaaataaatattaaatgggggcgaaatgtttttcttttggatcCTAGTGCAGCTTTTCTTATTCTGAACCCCTTACAATAGGTCTAATTACCTTAAAAGCTGTCAGGTTTAGATCAATTCTAATCGtgccatgaacttttttttttctctaagaaaaatctcaaactttcgCTGTAATCCCAAATCTAATAAttggtcaaagaaaaaaattgtagatAATCAATTTCCCAAATCCTAAATGTGACATTTTTGTTTGTATTAatgtcacgaaaaatctcaaactggtatatacaCCTATGGTAAAGTTAATCTCcgttaatttccgttaaattttttCGTCAAATTGGCAAATGGATGACACTTTGTAGTTAACGGaaataccagtttgagatttttttccttccgtttttcacgggtataccggtttggtgttttttatggtaaaataattagtttgaggtaaatttatcacgcgtgtatcagtttgggattttatggtcaaaaaattaatttaaagtaaatttgtcacaagtgtattaatATAGGATTTTTCAGTTGTATTaaccctttttgttttgttgcaaAGTTATGATTTACTAATTACAGCGAAATGTTTAATGTATGAAAGTACTAAACAACAACTAAAATCCAACAGTGTATGTGTAACTAAGTTCAAGATGCTATGCGAGTTGATAAAATTGATGATCATCGACGCATGGAAAACCCCGTCCTGTACCACTTACTACGATCTTTCGACGTGTAATAACATCACGCAATCAGTCAAATTAAGAAATTACTAACATAAGTTGACTCATTAACTTCCCATTGAAATATGATCTTGCACAAGGAAAATCGCATGCCATTTGCGGGTTATCGGGAGCAACTCGAAAACATCCAGGCTTAAGTATGGCATTCCAATTAAGTTTCGAATTAGTGGATGCAGGCAAAATGAGTGGCAATGCCATACGCAAAAAGGAAGAGACTCATCCACGTTTGTAACTTCCACATAAAAAGGTTTCTTCTTATACTGTGATTAATAGTCGTATACCATGTTGTGGTGTAATGGTGCTATCTCCCATTATGTTCTCTTCAATTTAAAGCAAGTGTAACTCAGCCCAATTTAATTTTACTTGCTTTAAGATCGAGTCATGTTGATTGtaagagaaaattatccaacaaaTCCTAAACTTACTTCATGgtggtcaattcagtcttacaccttattgtgctaatttagtcctaaacgtgctttataatttgtcaatttagtctcaaaccttttgacgatatgcaaatttaatccttctaatcaaaattgatcagaaaTCGCTACGTGGATCTTGACCGACCACCAACCATTTTACATGGTGTGGCTAGCACTGACAAGAataacttttgcatttttttttagataattctgaATATttccactttttttctttttttttttccttttctttcattttcctttctcatATGGTCCGTACTCACAAATGGCTAGCCCAGCGCCAGCCACAAAATCGACCTCTGATCGACCCTCCATCTTCGGCTGCACACATGTGATATGTAtaacaaataattttgaaatctatATTGCATGTCCCtaaaaatattctagagaacTCAAGAAATCCTAAGAGGAGGTTCACCTTGTCTTCTTAGATTATCCACTATCCTTTGTATGTTGAAAACCTTCGGACGCCGACATTCTCCCCACCTATTTGGGGGATGCCCTTGTCGTATCTTCAGCATGGAAGGCATCAATTTGCTTCTTAAATCATCGAGGCTACATGAttgattcttcttttcttggattacACAAAGACTGCCAAATATAAAAGACAATGGAAATACACAATCTACTATTATTGTGAGCATCAAACTTATTAATTTACatgatgattgaaaatttcCTCATCCAATGTCATTCACTCGTCTGTTATGCAACAAGACAAAGCATCATTTTGCTTCAACGTACTAATTGTCATAACAACATAGTAAGACTCTGAGAGAGATCGAATTTGaattcactaaaaaaaatgaaactttggAAGTGTCAGCCCGACCAGACAGCCCATTCTCTGTATTTTATATACGATTCTTATATATCTCCTTCAACGAGGGACAGGTTCTGTAATTTCAGACAAACCCCCTCCCCTTGCTTAACGATTTAAGAagcaaattgattaaaaaattgccAACGAGCTTCTGCGGGTTCTCAACTTGCTTCACTCTGCAGTAGACCCTTCCATCGGATCAAATACTCTCACTTTGGCGCACAATACCTCTTCCATATGACTCGATCCGCATGATGGAATCAACATTTCGGTCATACGAGGTTTTTACCAAAAGAGGTGCTCGTTGCGATTCTCCTCGGTCCATATCTTCCTCATGTGCATGAAACTATTTAATCATACTCACATGGAACACCGAATGTACCTTTGACTTTGGCGAGAGCTACAGCTTGTATGCCACCCTCCTGACTCGTTGCAACACTCAAAACAGGCCTTTGTATCAATGTATCGACCCCTGTTCATGATCTCGAAAGAACTCTTGCCCGTGGACTCGCTATAAGAGAACTGGGCTACATTGATTAGCTTTATGCCTTATCCTTCTGCGTTGTTTTCATATTGTGTCGGACTCCAATGGTGCATTTACCCTCTTTGTTTGGCCGTCGGCTTGGGATGGAGGCTCATAGAGAGGTTGAGGTCCGACCATCACAGTTTGAAGAGCATGATCTATAATTTCCTAATGGAGAGTGGAGCAAGTTGGGAACTTGCGGAAGCTCTTTGGCAATTCAAGAAGCAAATTGATGCCTACAATGCCGAAGATGCAACGAGGGTATCACCCAATAAGATGGGGAGAATGTCCGGTCCAGAGGTTTTCAATGTATGAAGGACAGTGAATGATCCAAGAAGACCAGGCGAGCCTCTTAGGGTTCTCGAATTCTCTAGAATATTATTAGGTACATGTAGTATAGGACATGTACGATATTCCGGAGAATTCTTCTAATTAATGCATATAGTTGGTAGTTGGGAAGATAGAAACCCCACCGTTAGATTGAACGAAGATCTACGGCTGTGATAGTATATATAGGGGTCTCCTTCCCCTCGTTTGTATAGTCTCACAAGCACTAAAACTTCCAGAGATTCTCCCTCTAGTATTTCTCACTCTACGATCCTTGTAAGTATGACGAGAAAGGTTGACTTGGTAAGCAATTTCTAAGACCACACAGGTAAGGGAATGTTAGAGCATCCGGCCTGTGACACCTATCTCATGCCTTAGGGCACGGCTCATGACTTGACGATTGAGagcgggaaaattatcaaaagaatcgtaaacctattgcaattgtgttaattcagtcctaaacattatttcttttttttttttaccgattcagtcctaaaccttttacaattgtgccatttCAGTCTATTTGACGAATTTTGGCCAACCGGCCGGcaacctaatattttttttttgaattttttttatgatttttaaaatattttttatgtttttgtctttttcttttcttttttcttttccttccaacCCCCCTCCCCCAACCCAACCCCAAGCCCAGCTAGTTGCCATAATCCGGCGACGGGCCATAGGGGTGGTCGGCTCGACGACGGCGAGGTCACTCGCCAACCCGGATCTGGGCTTGGGCGGGGCTCAACCACGCTGTCGCTGCCTCGCCTAATGACGGCGAGGTCAACCCCCATCGTGGTAGGGGGAGTCGACCGGCCGCCCCTCTAGCCGAtcaccgaattggcaaaaataaaaagttttagactgaattggcacaattgcaataggtttacgatCGATCATCATGACTCGACGATTGAGAGCTTAATATGATGTTTGGAGATCTTTCTTGCGTGTTATTATGATGATCATCCTACAATCAAATGAGTTTGTCAAAGTAGACCAAGCATTATGGGCACAAAACCAGCACACGACATCATTTTAGTGATACACTTAAACATCCTACAGTTAAACCTTCATAATTTGGACTAGAGAGAGATTTGAGAGAAGTTTAGATCACAGAAAGTAACAAAATTGAAGAACACTAGCTCACAATTAATATGTAAAGCCTATCAAAACCTAAAAACGATATTACCTAACTGCACTAAAAAGCTAATTCcttaaaacaaaacaagcaaGACGagcttaagtacattacaagtgtcaaaacttatgtacggcgctcattttaatgccaaaactttcaaaacgatcacttaataAGCGAGACCCACATTATGAGATAGATAAATTAAATCTGGGCAAATTAGTAAGCGAGACCCACATTATGagatagataaataaaaagCAATAACACGTCTTATTGTTAACCTCAAAAACATGTGAAATCATCGAGGCACTTGAAAAATTAGAATTGCAAAATGGAAGTCGAGCAATATCACAAATTAGATGCGCTTAATTATCCGGTTAATTTGTTTGAGACCTGaagatccaaatttttcttggaaattttcAGTCTATATAGAGGTACATAGTAATTCTTATGCGCTGCAATTCATGAGCAAGCAAAGAACCTAGTATTCTCAAATACTTGCGGACATTTCTAGGAAAGCCATGCCCTTGAAGTCGTCAAAACCGTGCACAGAGGTGGTCGCCGACCCAGTCTGAGACGAGCTTACTGAGGAAGCATGCCTTACTCGATCCCAAGTTTTTCGAAAATGCGCTTCAGATGCAGCACAAGCTCGGATCTCCTCTGGGTCCTTTCCGTGTTATATTGGAAATTCAACGTGTAGGTGACGTGGAGAACCATCTTCAAGACCTTCGAGTTGTCGACGTTCGCAATCTCCTTACACACAATGCTGTGGCCCGCTTGCCAGTGTTGCGGGTGTTCCCACAAGTACCTGAAGGCTTATTCAATCAGAACTTGCGCCATGTATAATACCCGGCGGCTGTGCTAAAATGAAAGCAAGCAGGCACACAAGTACATCGGAATATCTTGAACTTCAAAAGCCAGAAGCAGGGGATGTTTATGATGGGTGTGATTTTGTATGATGCATAAGTCAATAATCTTCATCATTATAGCCATTGTTGACAAACTTCTTTATGCACGGGTTTCTGTATCCCACTTACAATGGGGAAGGTGAGACATTTTATGCTTTAAAAGAGAGATTCAGGAGTAGCAGATGGCGTACAATTTTATTTCGTCTTTCAAACCCTGGATTGCGTCGGCTGAAGTCGAGAAATTGACCGTGAACTCGATGGAGTCGTGTATGTCCGGGGTCCTGTAGAAATTGCTGATGGGTTTAGAGGCCAGAACTGAATTCGGGTAGAATATCTTTTCGCCGTCTTTCGTGAAGAAGACAGTAGTCGTGAGTTGCATCTCCTCGACCACCATCTGCGTAGAATCGAAAAGTCAGGACAAATGTGGAATCTGTAGCCATGCAAGAGTCAGAGGCTAAGTCATTCACCTCTACCCCATCGACCACACATCGGTCGCTCGCATCGAACGGATGCACCGGCTCCGAACCAGCCTTTGGCGGCGTCCCCATAAAAGAACGCGTAAAGCAAAAGCTGGGATGAAATGAAAATGAGCACTTCCGTTGTCAAGAGTCCTGTTAGAAGCAACCCCAGAATGAGGACCGCGATGAGCGAAACTGCTGAAACAACGTTGTTAAGCTCCTTGATGATTGTATTCGCATTCTCTAAGGCGATAGTGAGTGATTTCCATTCGTGGTAGACATTCGCCTGCAGACGTAAACTACATAATTCAGATCATGTCCTTATGTCTATGTCTATCTATCGATCATATGCAGGATTTCTAGTTCTTCCAGCTCCAAAAGTCTCCTCAATTTCAGTTTGCTATCTAGACAAGTCAAAACCTGAGTGATTCAATTAGCACTTACTAGCCATCTCTCGAATTCCGACTTCTTGATCCTCCGATTTGCTTCTGCTCCAGGCATCAAAGAGAAGAATTTATCAAGAAGGTCCTTCTTCATGAAGCGCAACAGGTCATCCTCCGTGATTAAGCTGGCAAAAGCAGAAAACAGGAATCAGCAACGCATGAACCAGTTAAATCTTGACTTTTAGCCTGTGCAGCTATTTGTATGCAGTTGATGAGATTCGAACAGATGACATCCAGTTCCTAAGCTAGAAATCCATAACTTTCCAACTAACTAAGCTGACCTTGACATTCAAAGCAACAATTTCATTTTAGAAAAGGAGAGAGTTTGAGGGAGTCGGCGCTCTCACACCTTTCATCTTCCTCACGGAAGTCGGGGCTCTCACACCTATTTGATTCAGCTACATTATCAAATATCACACGAGCAGCATCCTTGGCTTCCCATTCATTTGTGATTTCCATATCTTGTTGTTCTACCTGATTATCGCTGGTACTATTGAGGGAACGAGTAAGAGTCGATAGCTTCGAGCCGGTAACAATGTCGATCAACTTTTTCACCGTCCATGTAGACACTTTATCCGGCTTTATCTTAATTAGCTTCTCTATGTTCACCTCCTCTAGCTGCCCCGCTGCTCCTTTAATGCGCTTCTTGAGATTTCGCCTCACCCTAAATCTCGAGCTACCCGAATTGTCAGCATTCTTCGGAGGACGCGGGCCGGAAAGAGTCCTTATCGCATGGTAGAGAAACATGTAATCTTGAATGCGATCAAAGAACCTCTTGcattgaaaagaagaaacaagcaTATTTATCAAAAACAATTTGATCAGCCATAAGGCAGGTCCTATAAGACAAGAAGCGAGCGCCCTCGTGCCACGATTCAGAATCTTGGTCGTGTGTCTCGATCGCCTCGCTCCATGGTTTATCAGCAAAACCCAGGCTAAAAGGACCAGACACAACCAGGCGAACACCCGGGCACTGTCCTTCAATGGAAGGAAAAAGTACAACACATTCTTTTTGAGCAGATGGCCCTTCTCAATCAAGAGAAGCAATGCGTCGATCAACAAATTAGTTGCCAAACTACCACAAAAGACTGCCAACATCAGCGACCACCATCTCCACAAACGCACCTCGTAAATAACTATATTTCGTAGATTATGGATGGTTAAACTCGTTATCAGAAGCCCTGCGAGGCACGCAAACGCCACCCACTGCGCCAAACAATCTTCGTTTTATCGGACATCAATTGGGACTCCGGATTCACAGTCTTGACTACATCCTCATCGTCtccctcctcttcatcatcttcctccccTGCTG
This genomic interval from Rhodamnia argentea isolate NSW1041297 chromosome 4, ASM2092103v1, whole genome shotgun sequence contains the following:
- the LOC115756344 gene encoding LOW QUALITY PROTEIN: mechanosensitive ion channel protein 10-like (The sequence of the model RefSeq protein was modified relative to this genomic sequence to represent the inferred CDS: inserted 2 bases in 1 codon), with the protein product MEDRKSLLGKRGTDEVVVMIPGSEYQSRGSAPRPNLDPKAELENLQSRAQSPNLTSPGSAQGITQSGPAPSKPRVNAADGSATNKSFSSTSMSKQRSRFEEPSCPSDAGSVKDNTQLKNAQGSPNVGSPYDDASANATTKSAKPMPNAAQMPLSKAAAVEDDEHVYKAENLKVQEMSGKKFIKKIFWIELAAFVRIMGLLIASLIIRKLKNTEIWHLELWKWCVQVLAIFCGRLVGEWLIDTLVFLIEKDYLLKRKVLYFVFGLKDSVETFIWSVFVFLVWVFLINHGVKRSRHEREALHYVTRALACCLIGAAMWLVKTLSIKLLAASFQCKRFFDRIQECLFHHYVVKTLSGSPLMEQHDKPYGRLSVEKYIKGVAKKLEEVIDVEKLSKIGRDQVSAWTIKGLVXPGTSTLVGSLDECRDEDTEQQNTEITSQSKAMAAADEIFNNVAKTPGQEDIVEEDLLRFMKKEDVEKFMPLVQGAEKTRPIDRSSLKDWLVSVYLERKSLAYSLKDTKTAIEELNRLASAVVLIVIIIMSLLSMGVLTTQVLVFMSSQLLLVAFIFGNTAKTMFEAIIFVFVMHPYDVGDRCVIDGVQMVVEEMNILTTVFAKNDGEMIFYPNSVLSAKPISNFYRSPFMSDSVEFTVDFSTSPGTITALREEVKGYLEDRSNNHWKKDHSIVVKEIEDMNKLKMALYVTHTINFQNPGDRNSRRSELVWELKRIFEKLGISYRLLPQEVLVSYAGSAPADSRFQLLQGRSS